The Primulina eburnea isolate SZY01 chromosome 12, ASM2296580v1, whole genome shotgun sequence genome includes the window ttcaatatcaaaCGCCTTAACATCCGAGAGTTGTGCCAATCCATCAGAAGgtagagagaaaatttctccaaaagagtcttcagagatggtcagaGACTGATTATTGACAGAGGAAATTATGTTGCCATCAGATTCGACCTTACCGGTGGAATAGAAATACTGAAGTTCTTTTGGGTAGATTTCTTGAGATGATGTAACCAAAAACGTCCTTAATCCAGCAGtctcaagtttttgaaaaactttcttgACATCATCATCACCGAAAGATAGGATTGAcccaaaattgatagccatagcatttagcATATAAGCGGGAATTTTAGTTGCCATTTCGAACTGATTGAATTCCTgaaagaaaagttgaaggaTGAAACTTCTTCTTGATTTCAAAAATCTGTGGATAAACGCAaaataaaactgaaatgaagcgggaaatggtacatatgtacgtgactattcaaattctggacacgtgtcagtccatagaaattctgAATTACAACGTGTGTACATGTGCCAAATGCGTGTGTATTTGAACGGTTTCAAAGGTGTCCACGTTGACACTAATCATTTACTGATAacagcatttaatgcttgaaagacagtcacgtcgcttgattttgaatataataggtttaattagttaacttatatgagaagattagtgagacgctcaactgaacgatcagttgtcagactgtgtcctttcagttgagagctgACTAATCAATTGTCTTCtaagttaacctcttaaaaaccaatattcccccttaataaatgcattaaagaaaatgatgaTAATATAAGCAAGATTAATTAAAGAAATCCCGATGCTTGGTAGTGTAAtcgtcataaaaaaaattgtcctttcatcttcctcgacctggtctataaataagagttaaagagttagtcacaagtatatCAGCAGATAATAAAAAAATGGAATGTGCAAGTAGCTCAAACGTTTCTCCATTCTCTCTGCAGGCCAGAAAATCAGCCATTGAAGACGAGGCcttctatgctagtcttccctactgggaagagttacaggagcttgagctcctgtacaactctGGAAAGACTACCACCTTCAAACGGATGGCACAGCTGAGAGAAGTGCGGGAGCACTTAAACATTTCTGCGGGGGTGGACGTCTTCAAAGATGGTCATCTCTACCAGCTGATGCTTCGAAAGGAGTTGGAGACTCTTAATCGCATAGCTTCTTCGCACAGCTTCTGCAAGAcatcttcctcagctctagctatTTGGTTGAGGATGTGGATAGCTGATGTAGAAGAAAAGTATGAAAATGTAGTCCTGGCCAATATTTATGgttaaataaaatgtttattttgttttaacGTCGTTTTTCTTGTTCCTGCACGTAATGAGTTTTGTGAGATACTATACAAACATATGAGCTGATGAAACGCTAACTGATAGAAGATATACTGTCATCAGTTGAAGCAAAAGAAGCTTAACAAACTAACTGCTCAGAAAGAACTGATATTAGTTAAAAGTCATATGAATAAACAACTCACTGAATAATCAGTGAAAACAATAAAGAAATAGCAATAacaactgattaggataaatcaattaatccaagtatattgcgaaaatgagaaaacttagtctcagtcagtggtttggtgaagatatcagccgcttgctgctcagttgatacgtattccaatctgatgttcttcttcagggcatgatctctgatgaagtgatgtctgacatctatgtgcttagtcatggagtgaagaactagattataggtaatagcaattgtgcttgtgttgtcacagaatataggagaTTCCTTTgtatcaacaccataatctttcagttgctgctgaatccagagcagttgagcacagcagcttccagcagcaagatattctgcttcagttgtggaagttgctatggatgtttgcttcttactgaaccaagagatcagtctgtttccaagaaactgacatgatccacttgtactttttcgatcaagcttgcatcctgcataatctgcatctgaatatccaactaaattgaaagatgaatctttagaataccataatccaacattttgtgtgcccttaagatatttcaaaatacgcttggcagcagtaaaatgtgattgcataggatttgcttgaaatctagcacacatgcatacagtaaatacaatatcaggacgactagcagttaggtacaataatgaacctattaaacctctgtaaagtgtcgtctcaactgatattcccccttgatcagtgtctaatttaactgatgagctcatgagagtgcttgcagctgaacatgattccataccaaatttcttcagtaattccttagtgtatttagtttgactgataaaagttcctgaatccagttgcttcacttgtaaaccaaggaagaatgtcagttcacccatcatgctcatttcgaacttatcctgcattaacttagcaaacttctcgcataatttggggttagttgacccaaaaataatgtcatcaacataaatttgaacgagtaaaatatgatcattcttggaaaatttgaacaaggtcttatcaactgatccaacagaaaaatcgtgatcagttagaaattttgaaagagtttcgtaccaagctcttggagcttgtttaagaacatataaggctttgttcaaattatatacatgatcaggaaggtaatgattgataaaacctggaggttgttcaacgtagacttcttcctgcaactggccattcagaaatgcactcttcacatctatttgatagactttgaagtttttgaatgaagcataggcaaggaatatcctgattgcctccagtcttgcaactggtgcatatgtctcatcataatcaattccttcttccagcctatagccttgtgccactagccttgctttgttacgcACAATTGAACCATCtttgttcagtttgttcctgtacacccattttgtgcctataacagttttcgaaattggtcttggaactaagttccagacattgttatggataaactgatttagctcttcttgcattgcatttattcagtttggatcagcaagagcttcatcagtctttttgggttctagttgtgatacgaaagctgaatgaataaatagattgagcatctgatttcttgttcttactggatcagatggtttacctattaccaactctggaggatgtgatttcttccaccTGAGTTAagcatttattgcttctgaatcagcaactgcttctgtgggtaactgaacattttcagtttaagttggagcagtttcagttggtaactgagtgtcatttggttgctctattaactgatcatttggaacagcttctggttcttctggttgatccaatacttccggttcaggtgtttggagattgctttgattgatatgggtttcttcttcatcatcatcatccaagcttatatctgtaaatctatcagctagctcaaattgatcagttggcttatcagttagtacattttcatcaaaaacaacatgaatagattcctcaacatttaaagtatttttgttgaagactctatacgctttactcactgaagaataaccaagaaatattccctctgcagatttagcatcaaaggcttttaaatgagtttaccattgacaagtataaaacatccgcagtcgaatattttgaagtaggaaaccacactttttcttccatgccagatctcataaggtgttttcatatgattcttattaatcattgatctgttttgagtgtaacacgtagtgttcactgcttctgcccaaaacctttgagagataccagaatcagcaagcattgttctagcagcctctttaagggtccgatttctcctttcagctacaccattttgctgaggagttctagctgctgagagctcatgcttaattctggcattctctaaataatttgaaagaatttgattgataaactcagttcctcgatcagatctgattctatcaattccaactgatttttcatttaatagtcttttgaaaagcttaatcagttgagcagcagtttggtctttggacttgagaaatataacccaagtgaatcttgaaaaatcatctacaaccaccaatgTGTatctcattccccctaagcttatgactggtattggaccaaatagatccatatgtaacagctctaagcatcgggaataagaattacgacccttgttcttcaaagaagatttgatttgtttaccaaactgacatgctgagcaaattttgtctttgataaaatccattttgggaagcccagtaacaagatcgtggttactcaaatatgcaatagacttgaaattcaggtggtttaatctcttatgccacaaccagtttttagaatattttgaggcaataaaacatactggtgcataaggttgataattccaactgactttgtaagtgtagaacccgtaaattggactgcgtataaaccatgcataattctagtatttaaaaattaaaatgatttttatcgtatgagtatttaaattcttttctttaaatttatttattttacgcagtagtttaattgttaccttttcaattaaataagtgaggccggactggagatggagtattgagataagttaataaagacttatttaagaagtggtaatttagcatgtttattccatcaatttatgtttaattatttttatgcattttatgcataattcatgcatgatagaatttaattcatgaaattttaaaagttcacgcattaggatttctagatgcatttcacgttcaaacgaggatcggagaccggagaattttcaggaaaattattttattacacgatttatttttataaattaagcgAGAGCGTTTTTAagtgtattaaaaaaaatgggaatttttgggtatttttacccgtatgatttttatttttatcggtacgctaattttatcgaatcgggagactttttaatggttcgactaatattttcaaaatttttccaacacgaaatatttttcgagagtacGTTTGGATAAATTGGGCCCACTTTTAGACTTATTGGGCTTAATTAtctttttaaatctttaattaaacaattaggGCCATTATCTActaattaatcatttaaatattCCTTAAACACtcattaacctaaacctaatcccTCCCCAACAGCCGACACCCCATTCAGATTTCCCCACTCTCGTTTTCAGCAAAAACCCACCTAGGAGGCCACGGCCAAGCTCCATACTTGAAGGAATATTATTCTCTGGCACTCTTTCTTCAATCCTTTCGCGTCTACGTCGTCAAGGCACACATTTGTACCATTATTTTTGCATCATCCATGTCTTATACTAtcgtgtgtatgtatatgtatgaaGATTTTTCGATCCAGCCATGCACAGGTAGTTTTCAGTTTCTTTTTGTTTAAATACATGTGAAGGGAAATATATTTTCCTTATTTAATTGATACAATTTCTTATCTTAAATGATTTCCCTAATATTATCTTTTCCTTGTAGATTtgattgagtataatatttaattgtggttttgcctttctagataattatgtcaagattttattgtgatgtAATATCTTCCTTAAATCTAATTTCATATTGATAAGATTATGTAAAATATTGAGTTTTACCTTTCTAGATATTATCTTTGTGATTAATATtttctagatattatatttatgataaatatcttgaagatatgatattattggTTTAACTCTTGATTTCtttattttgtagattttaTTATGAGATGAAAGTTATAAATAAGAGTTGATCAACGTGAGGTGATGTGGGGTGAATAGAGAGAGAATACAGAGAAGAGTAAAGAAAGAATAGAGAAGAGAAAAATTCAGAGGTTTTTAGTGGAGGAGTTTTTTTACTTGGAGAAAATTTTTGTGGAGATTTTTTGTGTGAGTTTTGTGAGAGTGTTTTTGTGGAAGAGTTTTTCGTGGGAGATTTTCGTGGTGGTCTCTCTTCCTCGATCACATATTCACTCACCTGTTCACGTTCAGAGAAAAACATATTCAAGAGACGTGCTGTGTTTTGCAGAGTGCAGAAATCCCGAGTTGCGCTGAATGTTGCCAACATCTACAGACAATATCCGTAACGATGTTGACTGAAGATTACATCTAATTGATCGTGTTTTCCGGGATCAAGTTTTGCTTTCTTATTTACGTTTTAATATTTTTGGTAGTTTTTAGAaagctttattttctcaaagtgttgaggaaattgatttttgtgaaAATCACTAGTGGTAGGTTTTTTTAAACGGtttggttttctagtgattaatttttgccataaggcaccacacaagtatttatacttgtgcatatttaatatcgtccatctatttatttcaagtcaatttgtgttataaaagttaagtttccgctgcatgtagatgttgtccgagatgtcgtaacatctggcacaacacctaattctgataaaacacaaatttactGTTTTTTAATCTTATTCTGATATTTACATTATCCTTTGATATCTGTCCGACGAAataatcctaacaagtggtatcagagccaactcttgatatactaagtgctgattctggtttttattttgttttgacagaaatatTTAATGGACACATCACTTGCAAACGGAGCACTTCGACCACCAGCTCCTAAACCTCATGTCCAACAACAGTTTCGACCAAGGATTGAAGAAAAACGCTGGTTGCAAGTGAATCCTTTAGGTGTTGCCCTCGGTGTTGCCACACCTGGCCGCAACATCTGCAAAAATTCAGTATGTTTGAACTCCACAACTTCTGGAAATTTAAGTGGGGATGATGGATCAGAGACTGAATATGAAGAACTCACTCTTGAGAGTGTGCAAAAGCTTTATGAAGAGCTGTTTGAAGATTGGACCAAGAGAAACAAGTTGAACTCAAATCTCATGAAAGAAAATGCCGAACTGAAATCAATGGCGAAAGAAAACGTTGAACTAAAAGCCGTAGTTGCCAAACTTGAAGTACTTTTGAGCAAAAAGGATTTGGAACTTGGTAAGACCAAAGAAGATCTTCAAAAGGCAACAGAAACTTTGTCCAAATTCAATTCAAGCACATCCAAGCTTGAATCCATACTTTTGATGGGAAGAGATGAGAAGAAAGGCTTAGGCTTCAAAGACAGTGTGTTTGAGATTGGTGAATCTTCCAAGTCGACTATCTTTGTGAAGGGAAAGGATGATACATCTCCACAACCACAGTCCAAGTCACCAATCAAAAGCTCTTCATCAAAAAGACAACCTGCTGCACTAATTTCTAAGAAACGAAAACGCAGGTATATATGTCATTACTGCTTTAAGCCtggtcatatcaggccctactgTTTTAAACTCAGGGATGATCGCATGAATCAAAAGTCGAGCCAGATGTTGCCCCGAATGTTGTCCAACACTTTCCGCAACACCTCCCACCATCGACCTACAGTAAGACAAATTTGGGTACCAAAGTTAAAAACTCACTGTAAtgttgtctatacgtcattgaAAACTAACACTGCAGGTCattggtactttgatagtggaagctcacgccacatgacaggttcaAGAGAACATCTCATTGATTATGTTGAACAAAAATGTGGTAGAGTAACATATGGAGGGGGAGCTAAAGGAAAAATTGTTGGAAAGGgtactttgaatgttgaaagaCTGCCAAAGCTCCACAATGTGCTTCATGTCGAaggattaaattcaaatttgataagcataagccaattgtgtgatgataatttgcttgtcaagtttgataaacatacttgtgaagtttttgatgaaactaacttGTGCATTATGACAGGTACAAGGTCTTCGGACAATTTCTACCAAATAGGTGAAGAgctttcatgcaaacatgcagAAGTTAGTGAACTCGacctatggcatcaaaaacttgGACATGCTAGTTTCAAAACCATGAAGAATTTGAGTAAGTACGATGCTGTACGAGGTATGCCTAACCTATCATCTAGTACACCATATGTTTGTGGAGACTGTCAAAAGGGTAAGCAAACTCGCGTGTCACATCACATGTTGCCCCACTTTGAGACAACATGTTGCCTCGAATTGCTACACATGAATCTTATGGGTCCTGTGGAAGTGGAAAGTtttggaggtaagaagtattcatttgtttgtgttgatgatttctcacaGTTTTCATGGATAAGTTTCATTAGGGAGAAATCAGACACTTTCaatgtatttaaaaaattggtcACAAGGATTACAAACTTTCATAATTTGAAGGTGACAAGGCTAAGGACCGACCATGGTAAGGAATTTGAAAACTCCTCATTCTCATCTTTTTGTGACAAGAAAGGTATTTCACATGAATTTTATGCTCCAAAGAAACCACACCAAAATAGGATAGCCGAATGTAAGAATAGAACACTTCAAGAAATGGCAAGGGTGATGTTGACTTCAAagtgtatttcaaagcatttttgggcagaagccctTAACACCGCTTGCCACATTTCAAATAGGGTGTATTTGAGAAGTGGTTCGACTATAACATCGTATGAGATAATTATGGGAAAGAAGCCTaaccttaaatattttcatgtttttggttgtGTGTGCTATGTTTTGAATGACAGGAATAAACTTGCAAAATTTGATTCAAAGAGTGATAAGTGTTTGTTTTTGGGATATGCAACTAATAGTCGAGCTTACCGCATGTTTAATTTACGAACTAGGACTATTATGGAATCTATTAATGCTGTTTTTGATGACTGTGCAGATTTGAAGAAGAAAACAGCTGAAGATGATGTGGATGAGTTTCTGGAAATTCCAATATCACTGGAAAATGCAGATGTTGCcccagatgttgcaacatctgaCACAACACCTGACACTGAAGTCACTGAAGCTGCGGACGAAACGAATAATGATGATGATGCAGTAGATGATGGACAGAATATTCCAAGTAAAATTCAGAAAAACCATCCATAATCTCAAATAATTGAAAGTATGCATGAAGGTGTCCAAActcgaaagaaagaaaaagtggaTTACCGAAAGATGGCTGGACTTATTTGCATGAGCTCCTTATACTCGCAGCAAGCACCACGTGTTTGGTATGACATATTGAGTTAATGGAAAttggcttcaaacgaggtgaggtagacaaaactctttttattcaaaagtccaAAGGTGAGATTCTTATTTGTCAAGTccatgttgatgatataatcttTGGTTCTTCTTCTCAAAAGCATGCTAATGATTTTGTTGAGTGCATGTCATCTacttttgaaatgagcatggttgGTGAGTTGAGTTATTTTATGGATGAACCAAATGGTAGAAGACTATGAGCTTAAGAGTGAAACCTTAATTGTGTACTGTGATAATTCTAGTGCAATCAACATTTCATAAAATCCAGTGCAACACTCTCGAACtaaacacattgacattagacATCACTTTATTCGAGATCTAGTAAAGAAAAGATTGATTCGAATTGAATTTGTTGGTACAAATAACcaattggatgacatattcacaAATGCATTAGACTTTGAGAGATTCTCCAACCTTAGGAGATCTCTAACCACGTGTTCTGTCTGATCATTCATAGATGTTGTCTCAGATGTTACagcatctcggacaacatcttACATGCATATGCATTTTTAGGCATTAAACATTTTGCATTTTCATGCATACTGTTTTATGATGTGTTTTCACAATGTTGCATAATCTTCTGGTGCACTTACAATTTCTTGTTCTATTTAATCTTAACACACTTGGATATGCTTAACAATCTGATTAAATCACAAAGTAGTTGAAGGATGATCATGTACTCCATGACTTTGTCTCATACGAAAAGTGACTTGAAAACATAGAATAAAAAGACAAATCGATTATGCATATTGATCTGTATCAGAAGAAAAGatgggaaaaagctacctaaaagagtccaatgaagactgtgcttttagtgtgggagctacctctTCTgaatttaatacaaatgaaaaaaaaaatagaagaaattggaaaaagctacctaga containing:
- the LOC140806757 gene encoding uncharacterized protein, yielding MAQLREVREHLNISAGVDVFKDGHLYQLMLRKELETLNRIASSHSFCKTSSSALAIWLRMWIADVEEKYENKYLMDTSLANGALRPPAPKPHVQQQFRPRIEEKRWLQVNPLGVALGVATPGRNICKNSVCLNSTTSGNLSGDDGSETEYEELTLESVQKLYEELFEDWTKRNKLNSNLMKENAELKSMAKENVELKAVVAKLEVLLSKKDLELGKTKEDLQKATETLSKFNSSTSKLESILLMGRDEKKGLGFKDSVFEIGESSKSTIFVKGKDDTSPQPQSKSPIKSSSSKRQPAALISKKRKRRYICHYCFKPGHIRPYCFKLRDDRMNQKSSQMLPRMLSNTFRNTSHHRPTVRQIWVPKLKTHCNVVYTSLKTNTAGHWYFDSGSSRHMTGSREHLIDYVEQKCGRVTYGGGAKGKIVGKGTLNVERLPKLHNVLHVEGLNSNLISISQLCDDNLLVKFDKHTCEVFDETNLCIMTGTRSSDNFYQIGEELSCKHAEVSELDLWHQKLGHASFKTMKNLSKYDAVRDLKKKTAEDDVDEFLEIPISLENADVAPDVATSDTTPDTEVTEAADETNNDDDAVDDGQNIPSKIQKNHP